Proteins from one Triticum aestivum cultivar Chinese Spring chromosome 7A, IWGSC CS RefSeq v2.1, whole genome shotgun sequence genomic window:
- the LOC123148044 gene encoding probable xyloglucan endotransglucosylase/hydrolase protein 32, whose protein sequence is MASASLLPAMALLLLAMAVASSDAQPSPGYYPSSRFRPVVFNRAYSNKWGPQHQTLSGDHSAITIWLDKTCGSGFKSKHAYRNGYFATRIKLPAGYTAGTNTAFYLSNNEAHPGFHDEIDMEFLGTIPGEPYTLQTNVYVRGSGDGRIIGREMRFHLWFDPTAGFHTYAILWNPDAITFFVDDVPVRRYERKTELTFPDRPMWAYGSIWDASDWATDDGRHRADYSYQPFVARFDRFVVAGCGAGAPPSCRPARASPAGTGLTRQQYAAMRWAQQRHMVYYYCQDFRRDRSLTPEC, encoded by the exons ATGGCCAGCGCCTCCTTGCTCCCGGCCATGGCGCTGCTGCTCCTGGCAATGGCGGTGGCCTCCTCCGACGCGCAGCCCTCCCCCGGCTACTACCCGAGCTCGAGGTTCAGGCCGGTGGTGTTCAACCGCGCGTACAGCAACAAGTGGGGCCCGCAGCACCAGACGCTCTCCGGCGACCATTCGGCCATCACCATCTGGCTCGACAAGACCTGCG GTAGCGGGTTCAAGTCGAAGCATGCGTACAGGAACGGCTACTTCGCCACCCGCATCAAGCTCCCCGCCGGCTACACCGCCGGCACCAACACCGCCTTCTAC CTGTCCAACAACGAGGCGCACCCCGGGTTCCACGACGAGATCGACATGGAGTTCCTGGGCACCATCCCCGGCGAGCCCTACACGCTGCAGACCAACGTGTACGTCCGCGGCAGCGGTGACGGGCGGATCATCGGGCGGGAGATGCGGTTCCACCTCTGGTTCGACCCCACCGCCGGCTTCCACACCTACGCCATCCTCTGGAACCCGGACGCCATCACCTTCTTCGTGGACGACGTGCCCGTCCGGCGGTACGAGCGCAAGACGGAGCTCACCTTCCCGGACCGCCCCATGTGGGCGTACGGCTCCATCTGGGACGCCTCCGACTGGGCCACCGACGACGGCCGGCACCGGGCCGACTACAGCTACCAGCCGTTCGTGGCGCGCTTCGACCGCTTCGTGGTCGCTGGGTGCGGGGCCGGCGCCCCGCCCTCGTGCCGCCCGGCCCGGGCGTCCCCCGCCGGCACGGGGCTCACGCGGCAGCAGTACGCGGCGATGCggtgggcgcagcagcgccacATGGTCTACTACTACTGCCAGGACTTCCGGAGGGACCGCTCGCTCACGCCGGAGTGCTGA